TTCAATCTGTCAGCATTTAGTCTTTgtattttttcacatgtttttttttaaatctgttaatGCATCTTTATGTCTAGATGAGGGTTgtaggattattttttttaactattttttctttattttttggacaaattattcccaagttttttttatatattttaacgcCCCATTTTTCTTCATTCTTCATATTTTTGCACCCCATTTTTCTATTCATTATCCTTTTGCCCAATTCTCTCTATTCCTGAAGTTTTTTTCTATCATTCAAGATTTTCTATTCTGTATATCCTATCCATACTCTCCTATAActgtatattgttattttacagaTTGCATAGTTTTTAGTGTTAACACTGACATTGTATAGATAAGGAAATACGTAAATTACCGTAGGTACACGCTTATAAGTTAGAAGTTTGGGAGTAAAATTCAGAATCCAGAGAGGGGTACCGACTTATAAGCGAGATCCCGAAACCAGAGGAAAAAGCCAAGCTCAAGAAAGGTGATAGAGACATTCCTTGGGCCAACTGCATTGGATTCTCATCTGACAACTGCAATGTGATGATAGGCAAGAACAACAGTGTCCTGACCCGTATTCAGCAGATGTCACCAAGTGTGTTCAACGTAGGGTGTGTTTGCCACTTAGCCAACCTCTGTGCACAGAAGGCCATCAAGACCCTGCCATTGCCAGTTGACGACTTCTTAGTGGACATCTACTACCATTTCCATCATAGGTATCACATTGTAGTTATTATCtctataaatgtttaaataaaaaaatattcaaaataaattacttttatatACTTGTGGgctagttttaaaaatgaaaaatagtatttcaaattaaagaatgtGACATGATTGCCAGTTTGTATTAGACaaatgtaataatttaatttaatcaaatattaaacTGACACAATGGTattcaaatttctttatttttgaattttattttttcagttcgacCAGACGAGAGAATTACAAGCAGTTCCAAGAGTTCACAGAGACTGACCCAATGAAGATCATCAAGCACTGCAGTACCAGGTGGTTGTCTTTAGAGAGGTGTGTTCAGCGTACCCTACAGCAGTGGCCAGCTTTGAAGAGTTACTTTCAGAGCCATGCAGAATGTGAGAAGCCAGGTCGTATCAACAGATGTATGCAGCACTTCACCAGTGACCAGACGTGGCTGTACTTTCCCAAGTCAAAGTGAACTGCAGTTATTTAGCAGTTTATTAGCATTCACAGTTCCCACTTGACAGCAGTTATTTGGCAGTTTATTAGCATTCACAGTTACCAAATATAAGGCAATGATTAATTTGCATAAAGGCATTCCAATAGCATTCCATAGCTGTTTCTTAGCAGTTTATTTAGCCTTCACAGTTCTTTGGCAGTTATTTTTA
Above is a window of Mytilus trossulus isolate FHL-02 unplaced genomic scaffold, PNRI_Mtr1.1.1.hap1 h1tg000460l__unscaffolded, whole genome shotgun sequence DNA encoding:
- the LOC134702431 gene encoding uncharacterized protein LOC134702431, with amino-acid sequence MIGKNNSVLTRIQQMSPSVFNVGCVCHLANLCAQKAIKTLPLPVDDFLVDIYYHFHHSSTRRENYKQFQEFTETDPMKIIKHCSTRWLSLERCVQRTLQQWPALKSYFQSHAECEKPGRINRCMQHFTSDQTWLYFPKSK